A single region of the Bacillus cereus genome encodes:
- a CDS encoding ABC transporter permease produces MVNLLYTELLKLKRSNMFLISIIGAGVAPFLVVVASYIHLKTKQPTPTILFGQLFTEVNLYTTLIIGFPLYGVVIAYLFTREYTEDTLKNLLTIPISRINFIISKFILLFLWIMMLTLVAWALTLLLGLVGSFPGFSITLLLGSLVKFLICGGLLFLLSSPIVLLTLVMKTYVPPIILTIIITMTNLMIVNSKHKDLFPWTATLDIANNELQPTYPTEYSYIIIAVTAIFGFITTLFYFKRVDIH; encoded by the coding sequence TTGGTTAATCTGCTTTATACAGAACTATTAAAATTGAAACGATCCAATATGTTTTTGATTAGTATTATCGGAGCAGGTGTCGCGCCATTTTTAGTGGTTGTAGCTTCTTATATACACCTGAAGACAAAGCAGCCTACTCCAACTATTTTATTTGGTCAACTGTTCACTGAAGTTAACCTATACACTACTTTAATTATAGGATTCCCCTTATATGGAGTTGTAATCGCTTATCTATTTACCCGTGAATACACGGAAGATACATTAAAAAACTTGCTAACTATCCCAATATCACGTATTAACTTTATTATAAGTAAGTTTATCCTTCTATTCCTTTGGATCATGATGCTAACTTTAGTTGCTTGGGCGCTAACTTTATTATTAGGGCTAGTAGGTAGCTTCCCTGGGTTTAGTATCACCTTACTTTTAGGCTCTCTCGTAAAATTTTTAATATGTGGTGGACTTCTCTTTCTTTTGTCTTCACCTATTGTACTACTAACTCTTGTAATGAAGACCTATGTACCACCTATTATATTAACAATCATTATTACAATGACTAACCTTATGATCGTAAATTCAAAACATAAAGATCTATTCCCATGGACCGCTACTCTAGATATAGCAAATAACGAATTACAACCGACTTATCCAACAGAGTATTCTTATATCATCATTGCAGTAACAGCTATTTTCGGATTTATTACAACACTATTCTATTTTAAAAGAGTAGATATTCATTAA
- a CDS encoding ASCH domain-containing protein — MNPLAQSYWDTYWGNSDKPESVTAWQFGDSPDYLAQLVIDGVKTATCSGHIFYELENEPLPTTNDYSIVLNSQDEPVAIIKTIEVTIMPMNEVTEEFAIAEGEGDRTYSYWRDTHIQFFTKELSELGLCFSEDMLLVCERFKLIDVKNKVKL, encoded by the coding sequence ATGAATCCATTAGCACAATCATATTGGGATACTTATTGGGGAAACAGTGACAAACCGGAATCTGTTACAGCTTGGCAATTTGGTGATTCTCCTGATTATCTCGCTCAATTAGTCATTGATGGTGTGAAAACCGCAACCTGCTCCGGCCATATTTTTTATGAATTAGAAAATGAACCACTACCAACAACTAACGATTATAGTATTGTACTTAATAGTCAGGATGAACCTGTAGCTATTATTAAGACAATAGAAGTAACTATAATGCCAATGAATGAAGTGACTGAAGAATTCGCTATCGCTGAAGGCGAAGGCGATCGTACCTATAGTTACTGGAGAGATACCCATATTCAGTTTTTCACAAAGGAACTAAGCGAGCTTGGTCTTTGTTTTTCTGAAGATATGCTGCTCGTTTGCGAACGTTTTAAGCTTATCGATGTAAAAAACAAAGTGAAGCTATGA
- a CDS encoding sulfotransferase family 2 domain-containing protein: MKNVNQELLNHVMLHKDRIPHFHKDFPLILFWSHRSGCTTLANWFFFQIGLFPEAKKYNDFIHYYEFWVYKNNINYIPELQNGLLEAKKDVYKLVRNPYTRAVSSFLLLADNPYASPQWESIRHYFYNDKHSNQGISFKQFLYYVQAFGSNSLAIDIHFSQQYVPGEENFIQCYIPLEDFNTQITNIEHMYDLTKSNLALLTNSNHHRAHKMLYTGSYAELSITDASFPRFPTYESFYDKETMDLVTEIYAQDFEMYPYTKGIF, encoded by the coding sequence ATGAAGAATGTAAATCAAGAGCTTTTAAATCATGTAATGCTACATAAAGATCGAATTCCACATTTCCATAAAGACTTTCCACTTATACTATTCTGGAGCCATAGAAGCGGATGTACCACATTAGCTAATTGGTTCTTTTTTCAAATTGGATTATTTCCTGAAGCAAAGAAATACAATGACTTTATTCATTACTATGAGTTCTGGGTGTATAAAAACAATATAAATTACATACCCGAGTTACAAAATGGTCTTCTAGAAGCAAAAAAAGATGTTTATAAACTTGTACGAAACCCCTATACAAGGGCGGTCAGTTCCTTTTTATTGCTTGCTGACAATCCATATGCTAGCCCTCAATGGGAAAGTATCCGGCATTATTTTTATAATGACAAACATAGTAACCAAGGAATATCATTTAAACAATTTTTATATTACGTTCAAGCATTCGGTTCCAATTCCCTAGCAATAGATATACATTTTAGTCAGCAATACGTCCCAGGTGAAGAAAACTTCATCCAATGCTATATTCCTTTAGAAGATTTTAATACACAAATCACCAATATAGAACACATGTACGATTTGACTAAATCCAATTTAGCGCTTCTTACAAATTCAAATCATCATCGCGCTCATAAGATGCTTTATACGGGAAGCTATGCAGAACTTAGCATTACAGATGCATCCTTCCCTCGCTTTCCGACATATGAAAGCTTTTATGATAAAGAAACCATGGATTTAGTTACAGAAATATATGCACAGGACTTTGAAATGTATCCGTACACAAAAGGGATATTTTAA
- a CDS encoding class I SAM-dependent methyltransferase has product MEGNLKHNNGYCVICEKETTFIEHNDWLRDHYLCPTCHSIPRQRALIHVLNTFFPKWGSYNIHESSPGGITTQLLIKNCKNYTYSQYFKNYPQGQYFQGIRCENLENMTFQNESFDLFITQDVFEHVMTPNKAFKEIERVLKPGGAHVFTVPWYHTLTKTLQRARVNKEVIEYIEEPIYHGNPIDENGSLVTFDWGQDMIEYIYTHANMYTIVYLQKDRSLGLDAEFLHVFISTKSS; this is encoded by the coding sequence GTGGAAGGTAATTTGAAACACAATAATGGATACTGCGTTATTTGTGAGAAGGAAACTACATTTATAGAGCATAATGATTGGCTTAGAGATCATTACTTATGTCCTACATGCCACTCTATACCGAGGCAACGAGCTTTAATCCATGTTTTAAATACATTTTTTCCAAAATGGGGTTCCTATAATATCCACGAATCCTCTCCTGGGGGAATTACAACTCAGCTACTAATAAAAAACTGCAAAAACTATACATATTCTCAATACTTTAAAAACTATCCTCAAGGCCAATACTTTCAAGGAATTAGATGTGAGAACTTAGAAAACATGACCTTCCAAAATGAATCTTTTGATTTATTCATTACTCAAGATGTTTTTGAACATGTCATGACACCAAACAAGGCCTTTAAAGAAATAGAACGAGTATTAAAGCCTGGTGGTGCTCATGTATTTACTGTCCCTTGGTATCATACACTTACAAAGACTTTGCAAAGAGCGAGAGTGAATAAAGAAGTGATTGAGTATATTGAAGAGCCCATTTATCATGGAAACCCTATCGATGAGAATGGATCTTTAGTAACATTTGATTGGGGGCAAGATATGATTGAATATATTTATACACATGCAAATATGTATACTATTGTTTATTTACAAAAGGATAGATCCCTAGGATTAGATGCTGAATTTTTGCATGTTTTTATTAGTACAAAAAGCTCGTAA
- the bacA gene encoding undecaprenyl-diphosphate phosphatase: MSDLIIAFILGIVEGLAEFLPISSTGHLILVGHLLGFEGERAKTFEIVIQLGAILAIAILYHKRLVSLCNIKPLLRKEKKFNALHVFFGVFPAVVIGLLLHDVIKAYLFQPYTVVIGLVAGAFLMIFAEAKKAEVTAFSLDDLTYRQALTIGLFQCLAVYPGFSRAGSTISGGLLAKVNYKAASEFSFLIALPVMVGATGLDLLKSWKYLSADDIPMFAIGFITSFIVAMLAVVTFLKLLKKIGLKPFAYYRILLAIVFTLFVLL, encoded by the coding sequence ATGAGCGATCTTATCATTGCCTTCATACTTGGCATTGTAGAAGGGTTAGCTGAATTTTTACCCATCTCTTCTACTGGCCATCTTATATTAGTCGGACATTTATTAGGTTTTGAAGGAGAAAGGGCAAAAACGTTTGAAATTGTCATACAGTTAGGGGCAATTTTAGCTATCGCGATTTTATATCATAAACGCCTTGTTTCTTTATGTAATATTAAACCCCTTCTACGGAAAGAGAAAAAATTCAATGCATTACATGTTTTTTTCGGGGTGTTCCCAGCAGTAGTTATTGGCTTATTATTACATGATGTTATTAAAGCATACTTATTCCAGCCGTATACTGTCGTAATCGGACTTGTAGCAGGAGCATTTCTTATGATTTTTGCAGAAGCAAAAAAAGCAGAGGTAACCGCTTTTTCACTAGATGATTTAACATACCGTCAAGCATTAACAATTGGATTATTTCAATGCTTAGCGGTATATCCTGGCTTCTCAAGAGCTGGCTCTACTATTTCTGGAGGTCTATTAGCGAAAGTAAATTATAAGGCTGCATCTGAGTTCTCTTTTCTCATTGCTCTTCCTGTAATGGTTGGAGCTACAGGCTTAGACTTATTAAAAAGTTGGAAGTATTTAAGTGCGGATGATATTCCTATGTTTGCTATAGGATTCATTACCTCTTTTATAGTAGCAATGCTAGCAGTAGTAACCTTCCTGAAGCTTTTAAAAAAGATAGGTTTAAAACCTTTTGCATATTATCGTATTTTGTTAGCCATTGTATTTACACTTTTCGTATTGCTATAG
- a CDS encoding glycosyltransferase produces the protein MHVNKKIIYVSHDAHFHGAQLLSLHTIKALKENFHYSVAIISIGTGILIHDFQKYGPVYCLEEDYQTEEKVELLIKELLSQDYTIAICSTVISGDIVALLAKHNIQVISLIHELPHLIQQYSAEGKARNIAEFAYKIVFPSQYVYEKFRTITQLDHQKCHILPQGLFNHNPYKNNIAKARNELRKKYNLPLDSKIILGVGFADHRKGIDLFSLIAYSVRKVHTNIHFIWVGRTDVRFLNTLSQRYTAHFTLVEPTPDIGLYNAGADLYLLTSREDPFPNVVLEALDTKVPVIGFKNAGGFEDVVTEQTGALVEFLNLPKMLERIYEFIGDEDLRLQKGSFGQELIEKDFNFLHYIYQLLNLLEHNYKKISVIVPNYNYEKYLPDRVKSILNQTYPLYELIFLDDASTDNSVSIFEKLLSNENKPHLKIQQIVNDKNSGSVFKQWIKGLSAATGDYIWIAEADDLCDQTFLEEVIQGFHINGDVTLSYTQSKQIDEQGNILANHYLDYTNDIDKEKWKSSYFRKGTDEIQDTLLIKNTIPNVSSVVFKNIDIKKTEKQLEKFKVAGDWFFYVSILKEGNIYFNPKPLNYHRRHTNSVTKTEDPYSHYSEVVQMQNFIKETFTIDDISKMKMYTYRKYLKAYLKI, from the coding sequence ATGCATGTTAATAAGAAGATCATTTATGTATCCCATGATGCCCATTTCCACGGAGCACAGCTGCTTTCTTTACATACTATTAAAGCTCTTAAAGAAAACTTTCATTACTCCGTCGCAATTATTTCTATTGGAACGGGCATTTTAATCCACGACTTTCAAAAGTATGGTCCTGTTTATTGCCTAGAGGAAGACTACCAAACGGAAGAAAAGGTCGAATTATTAATAAAGGAGTTATTATCACAAGACTATACCATCGCCATATGTAGTACCGTCATAAGTGGTGATATAGTTGCACTACTAGCTAAACACAATATACAAGTTATTTCATTAATACATGAATTGCCGCATTTAATACAACAGTACTCTGCCGAGGGAAAAGCTAGAAACATTGCCGAGTTTGCTTACAAAATTGTCTTCCCTTCACAGTACGTGTATGAAAAATTCCGTACAATCACCCAATTAGATCATCAAAAATGCCACATCCTCCCTCAAGGTTTGTTTAACCACAATCCTTATAAGAACAATATTGCAAAAGCTAGAAACGAATTACGAAAAAAATACAACCTGCCTCTAGACAGCAAAATCATTTTGGGCGTAGGTTTCGCTGATCATCGAAAAGGGATAGATTTATTCTCACTTATTGCTTACTCAGTGAGAAAGGTTCATACGAATATTCATTTTATCTGGGTCGGGAGAACGGATGTTCGTTTTTTAAATACGCTCTCCCAAAGATATACAGCACATTTCACATTAGTGGAGCCTACTCCAGATATCGGTTTATATAACGCCGGGGCTGATTTATATTTATTAACTTCAAGAGAAGATCCTTTTCCCAACGTTGTTTTAGAAGCATTAGATACAAAAGTCCCTGTTATAGGGTTTAAAAACGCTGGAGGTTTTGAAGATGTTGTTACGGAACAAACTGGCGCCTTAGTAGAATTTTTAAATTTACCGAAGATGCTGGAAAGAATATATGAATTTATTGGAGATGAAGATTTACGATTACAAAAAGGTAGCTTCGGCCAAGAACTTATTGAAAAAGATTTCAACTTTCTTCATTACATTTATCAATTATTAAACCTGCTTGAGCATAATTATAAAAAAATAAGCGTAATTGTACCAAACTATAATTACGAAAAATACTTACCTGACCGAGTTAAATCAATATTAAACCAAACCTATCCCCTTTACGAACTAATTTTCCTAGACGATGCCTCTACTGACAATAGCGTATCTATATTTGAAAAGCTGCTCTCAAACGAAAATAAGCCCCACCTAAAAATTCAGCAGATTGTTAATGATAAAAACTCTGGTTCTGTATTTAAACAATGGATAAAAGGCCTCTCTGCAGCAACCGGTGATTATATTTGGATTGCAGAGGCCGATGACTTATGTGATCAGACATTTTTAGAAGAAGTAATACAAGGGTTTCATATAAATGGTGATGTTACCTTAAGCTACACACAATCAAAACAAATAGATGAACAAGGAAATATCCTGGCCAATCATTATTTAGATTACACAAATGATATTGATAAAGAAAAATGGAAAAGTTCTTATTTTCGAAAAGGGACAGATGAAATACAAGATACGTTACTTATCAAAAACACCATACCTAATGTCTCAAGTGTAGTTTTTAAAAACATAGATATAAAAAAAACAGAAAAACAATTAGAAAAGTTTAAAGTGGCTGGTGATTGGTTTTTCTATGTTTCTATTCTTAAAGAGGGGAATATTTACTTCAATCCAAAACCCCTAAACTATCATAGACGACATACAAATAGTGTGACGAAAACCGAAGATCCATATTCTCATTACAGTGAAGTTGTACAAATGCAGAATTTCATTAAAGAAACCTTTACTATCGACGACATTTCTAAAATGAAAATGTACACATATAGAAAGTATCTTAAAGCATATTTGAAGATTTAA
- a CDS encoding NAD-dependent epimerase/dehydratase family protein, producing the protein MRKNNYLIVGGNSFIGINLAIGLLKQGQNVKVFSRHINNFPQNIISEVEFIRGDLENVEDIYKALVNVDIIIYLAATSNVATSIEDVFGDINSSFFFLNFMENVKDFQIKKIVLASSGGTVYGEPEYLPIDEKHPLKPLSPYGITKVSLENYLYFYKRKYGIDYVVCRYSNPYGKYQNPLKKVGAINCFLYQHLSNERINIYGNPQEIIRDYIYIDDLVEITIQLSQFNRLKSCVYNIGSGKGLSLKRIIVELEKLTERKVDFICYKQKQENVQKIILNIDRVRQEFNWEPKIDFKSGIRLNKLWIEEFLYSEK; encoded by the coding sequence ATGAGGAAGAATAATTATTTAATAGTAGGTGGGAATAGTTTCATTGGTATTAATCTCGCAATAGGTTTATTAAAACAGGGTCAAAATGTAAAAGTATTTTCCAGACATATAAATAATTTCCCTCAAAATATTATAAGTGAAGTTGAATTTATTAGAGGTGATTTAGAAAATGTTGAAGATATATATAAAGCTTTAGTGAATGTGGATATCATTATTTATTTAGCTGCAACGTCTAATGTAGCAACTTCAATTGAAGATGTTTTTGGAGATATTAACAGTAGCTTTTTTTTTCTTAATTTCATGGAAAATGTTAAAGATTTTCAGATTAAAAAAATTGTATTAGCGTCTTCTGGAGGTACGGTTTATGGTGAACCTGAATATTTACCTATTGATGAGAAACATCCATTAAAACCACTTTCTCCATATGGGATAACAAAAGTGTCGCTTGAGAATTATTTGTATTTTTATAAGAGGAAATATGGAATAGACTATGTTGTATGTAGATATTCTAATCCATATGGAAAATATCAAAATCCTTTAAAGAAAGTTGGGGCAATAAATTGTTTTTTGTATCAGCATCTCAGTAATGAAAGGATTAATATATACGGGAATCCACAAGAGATTATTCGAGATTATATTTATATCGATGATTTAGTTGAAATCACGATACAACTATCGCAATTTAATCGATTGAAATCTTGCGTATATAACATAGGAAGCGGCAAAGGTCTCTCTTTAAAACGAATTATAGTAGAATTGGAGAAATTAACAGAAAGAAAAGTGGATTTTATCTGTTATAAACAAAAACAAGAGAATGTTCAAAAAATCATTTTGAATATAGATAGGGTAAGACAAGAATTTAATTGGGAACCTAAAATAGATTTCAAAAGTGGAATTAGATTAAACAAGCTATGGATTGAAGAGTTCTTATATAGTGAAAAATAA
- a CDS encoding sensor histidine kinase — protein sequence MKNDKILFLISLQLIICGLLNIHMDPKIKIFLFITLILITIYLFFSRIKFIQSRESMVAKLSRALKGNLQTRLFTNNDRSLNNIVFSINELMTALEKGQIEARKSQEARKQLLSNISHDIRTPLTSIIGYIDALKDDVATSEVEKQEYLEILYKKSNDLKHLVDEIFNMAKLDADEFPLKEEELDFSEVTREVLIEFLPELSKHNIELQVLIPESTSPIIADHLSLIRIIGNLIKNAIHHGKSGKIVGVELLETNTEYELLIWDKGPGIPKHDLQNVFKRMYRSEQSRNPSYGGSGLGLSISKALVEKSGGRIWVDSIPRERTTFGFSVPKHTTFKK from the coding sequence TTGAAAAATGATAAGATCCTCTTCCTTATTTCATTACAACTTATCATTTGCGGCCTTTTAAATATACACATGGACCCAAAAATCAAAATATTTTTATTTATTACTCTCATCTTAATTACAATATATCTTTTCTTTTCAAGAATAAAATTTATTCAAAGTCGCGAATCAATGGTCGCTAAATTAAGCCGTGCACTTAAAGGGAATTTACAAACGAGGCTATTCACAAATAACGACCGTTCATTAAATAATATCGTGTTTTCAATAAACGAATTAATGACTGCATTAGAAAAGGGTCAGATTGAAGCAAGGAAATCCCAAGAAGCTAGAAAACAACTTTTATCTAATATCTCACATGATATCCGGACACCACTCACTTCTATTATTGGATATATTGATGCTTTAAAAGATGATGTCGCTACTTCTGAAGTCGAAAAGCAAGAATATCTTGAAATACTTTATAAGAAATCGAATGACTTAAAACATCTGGTCGATGAAATCTTTAATATGGCCAAGCTAGATGCTGATGAATTTCCATTAAAAGAAGAAGAACTCGATTTTTCTGAAGTTACTAGAGAAGTATTAATCGAATTTTTACCCGAGCTATCAAAACATAACATTGAACTACAAGTTCTCATACCAGAATCTACTTCTCCTATTATTGCAGATCACCTTAGCCTTATACGAATTATAGGTAATCTAATAAAAAACGCTATCCATCACGGAAAATCCGGAAAAATAGTAGGAGTCGAATTACTAGAAACCAATACAGAATATGAGCTTCTTATTTGGGACAAGGGACCCGGTATTCCAAAACATGATTTACAAAACGTATTTAAGCGGATGTACCGCAGCGAACAATCAAGAAATCCTTCTTACGGTGGTAGTGGCCTCGGACTTTCTATTTCTAAAGCGCTCGTTGAAAAAAGTGGTGGGCGTATATGGGTTGACAGTATTCCCCGGGAACGGACTACTTTTGGTTTTTCCGTCCCAAAACACACTACTTTTAAGAAATAG
- a CDS encoding glycoside hydrolase family 99-like domain-containing protein — MKIIAFYLPQFHQIKENDRWWGKGFTEWTNTKNAQPLFSGHYQPREPYQDFYYDLTTPSVRKWQAKIAKAYGIYGFCYYHYWFKGKRLLETPFNEVLKIGEPDFPFCLSWANEPWTKTWDGLDKHILMPQDYGDVSDWKEHFEYLLQAFQDKRYIRIDGKPLFIIYRPGHIPDCEKMLNYWNTLAQENGLKGIFFVETLNSFPIPHINGFGASVQFEPFYTISHDSSSDINKTIYESGMQLNAWDYDKVWMYILKRSPSKKKIFPGAFVDWDNTARRKDLNSSIFIGSTPEKFTMYLSKQIHRAYSLYNSEFLFINAWNEWAEGTYLEPDKKYGFAYLEGVKKAINRGMKAYKKDESF, encoded by the coding sequence TTGAAAATAATCGCTTTTTACTTACCACAATTCCATCAAATAAAAGAAAATGATCGATGGTGGGGTAAAGGTTTTACTGAATGGACAAATACTAAAAATGCACAACCTTTATTTTCAGGACATTATCAACCTAGGGAACCTTATCAAGATTTTTATTATGACTTAACCACCCCATCCGTAAGAAAATGGCAAGCAAAAATTGCTAAAGCATACGGCATATATGGTTTTTGTTATTATCACTACTGGTTTAAAGGTAAGAGGCTATTAGAAACACCTTTTAATGAGGTACTTAAGATTGGCGAACCAGATTTTCCATTTTGCCTTTCTTGGGCAAATGAACCATGGACAAAAACTTGGGATGGTCTTGATAAACATATATTAATGCCTCAAGATTATGGAGATGTATCGGATTGGAAAGAGCACTTTGAATATTTATTACAAGCGTTCCAAGATAAAAGATATATTCGTATAGATGGTAAGCCTCTATTCATTATTTATCGCCCAGGACATATTCCTGATTGTGAAAAGATGCTTAATTATTGGAATACACTAGCACAAGAAAATGGTTTAAAAGGTATATTTTTTGTAGAAACACTAAACAGCTTTCCAATTCCACATATAAATGGATTCGGCGCTAGCGTTCAATTTGAACCTTTTTATACAATTTCCCATGATAGCTCTTCAGACATAAATAAAACAATATATGAGTCTGGTATGCAATTAAATGCTTGGGACTACGATAAAGTATGGATGTATATATTAAAACGATCTCCCTCAAAGAAAAAAATATTCCCTGGAGCTTTTGTTGATTGGGATAATACAGCTCGCCGCAAAGATTTAAACAGTAGTATTTTCATAGGTTCTACCCCTGAGAAGTTCACAATGTATTTAAGTAAGCAAATTCATCGTGCATACTCCCTTTATAATAGCGAGTTTTTATTTATTAATGCGTGGAATGAGTGGGCAGAAGGTACTTACTTAGAACCTGATAAAAAATATGGGTTCGCTTATTTAGAAGGAGTTAAAAAGGCAATTAATCGAGGTATGAAAGCATACAAAAAAGACGAGTCATTCTGA
- a CDS encoding ABC transporter ATP-binding protein, which yields MPPINTIIKTTNLTKVYGNQKSVDNLNINVQQGEIYGFIGRNGAGKTTTIRMLLSLIKPTSGNIEIFGGDLLRNPKDILRRIGSIVEVPGFYENLTARENLLINAKIIGVHKRNAIEEALEIVGLQHETKKLVGKYSLGMKQRLGIARALLHYPELLILDEPTNGLDPIGIKEMRKLIKSLAQDRSITILISSHILAEVEQLVDRMGIIHEGRLLEEVSLDTLRKANRKYIEFQVNNDNKAAMLLEKHFQIFDYEVHDEGNIRVYSHFGQQGHINRTLVRNDIEVLKIVMSEDRLEDYFTKLVGGGAIG from the coding sequence GTGCCCCCTATAAATACAATTATAAAAACGACAAACCTTACTAAAGTTTATGGGAACCAAAAGTCAGTAGATAATCTAAATATAAATGTACAGCAAGGAGAGATTTATGGATTCATAGGGCGTAACGGTGCTGGTAAAACAACTACAATCCGTATGCTGCTTAGTCTTATAAAACCTACAAGTGGAAATATAGAAATATTTGGTGGGGATTTACTTCGGAATCCAAAAGACATTTTAAGAAGAATTGGTTCTATCGTTGAAGTCCCAGGATTTTATGAAAACTTAACTGCAAGAGAGAACTTATTAATTAATGCAAAGATAATTGGAGTTCACAAAAGGAACGCAATTGAAGAAGCATTAGAAATTGTAGGCTTGCAGCACGAAACAAAAAAATTAGTAGGAAAATACTCTTTAGGAATGAAGCAACGTTTAGGAATTGCACGTGCTCTTCTCCATTATCCTGAACTACTCATACTAGATGAACCAACTAACGGACTAGATCCAATCGGTATTAAAGAAATGCGAAAACTCATTAAATCTTTAGCTCAAGACAGAAGTATAACGATACTCATTTCTAGTCATATATTAGCTGAGGTGGAACAACTAGTCGATCGTATGGGAATTATTCATGAAGGCAGGTTATTAGAAGAAGTTTCTCTTGATACACTGCGTAAAGCCAATCGTAAGTACATAGAATTCCAGGTAAATAATGATAATAAAGCTGCGATGCTATTAGAAAAGCATTTTCAAATTTTTGATTACGAGGTACATGATGAAGGAAATATTCGCGTTTATTCTCACTTTGGACAGCAAGGACACATTAACAGAACGTTAGTTCGTAATGATATTGAAGTATTAAAAATTGTGATGAGCGAAGATAGACTAGAAGATTATTTCACCAAACTAGTTGGGGGTGGCGCAATTGGTTAA
- a CDS encoding class I SAM-dependent methyltransferase: MKEFIEENKDLISQIANTYNVNANIHPEDHIFQFLVTNPVFPSKKEAIDYYFKDGKNSAEILLDLITSFYTPIDNPIKVLEFASGYGCVTRHLINIQTDLRLTTCDIHEEAITFIESTLNTSSILSHPEPEQVKLTSSTYDIVFCLSFFSHMPDTTWFRWLQTLYNAVSPGGLFIFTTHGYQSKKYFNFPDLDKQGYWFLPSSEQLDLDVNQYGQTIVSPSYVCEKIKLLPYNPIIKKYTEGFWWEHQDLWVIQKEIK, from the coding sequence TTGAAAGAATTTATAGAGGAAAATAAAGATTTAATTTCTCAAATCGCAAACACCTACAATGTAAATGCAAACATCCATCCTGAGGATCACATTTTTCAATTCCTTGTCACTAATCCCGTCTTCCCTTCTAAAAAGGAAGCGATAGATTATTATTTTAAAGATGGAAAAAACTCAGCAGAAATACTCTTAGACTTAATTACTTCCTTTTACACTCCTATAGACAATCCAATTAAAGTATTAGAATTTGCATCCGGATACGGCTGCGTAACACGGCATTTAATAAATATACAAACAGACTTACGTCTAACTACATGTGATATACACGAAGAAGCTATTACTTTTATTGAAAGTACATTAAATACTTCTTCTATATTATCTCATCCTGAACCTGAACAGGTAAAATTGACCTCATCTACGTATGATATTGTTTTTTGTCTATCCTTTTTTTCTCATATGCCTGATACAACTTGGTTTCGTTGGCTTCAAACATTGTATAACGCTGTTTCACCCGGTGGCTTATTCATTTTCACAACTCACGGATATCAAAGTAAAAAGTACTTCAACTTTCCAGATTTAGATAAACAAGGTTATTGGTTTCTCCCTTCCAGTGAACAATTGGATTTAGATGTTAATCAATACGGGCAAACGATCGTTAGTCCCTCTTACGTATGTGAAAAAATTAAATTATTACCTTATAACCCTATCATCAAAAAATACACTGAAGGTTTTTGGTGGGAACATCAAGACCTTTGGGTAATACAAAAAGAAATAAAATAA